From the Lolium rigidum isolate FL_2022 chromosome 2, APGP_CSIRO_Lrig_0.1, whole genome shotgun sequence genome, one window contains:
- the LOC124686054 gene encoding uncharacterized protein LOC124686054, producing the protein MVLWELTAITAYFLGLRRTYRLALRGQRRLIGPNHPRVRDFVYRRTRSIFDVAVSVHKKIQERDLEVGRNVGNAILRWLDRMKPSAQIRPHPPGLPSGSSEQYRHLSTMNKAAGAQKPASKTSTHDSSGKMLFSPLNIRPKSFPILPTMMQSTRISASSQCRRISSSPFPSVTARRKDMMEGVFRKDIAQMML; encoded by the exons aTGGTGCTGTGGGAGCTGACGGCGATCACGGCCTACTTCCTCGGCCTCAGGCGGACCTACCGCCTCGCGCTCCGCGGCCAGCGCCGCCTCATCGGCCCCAACCATCCCAGGGTACGGGACTTCGTATACAG GCGAACACGTAGTATTTTCGACGTTGCAGTCTCAGTGCACAAGAAAATTCAGGAGAGGGACTTGGAAGTTGGTCGGAATGTCGGGAACGCGATCCTTCGCTGGCTCGACCGCATGAAGCCGTCGGCGCAGATTCGCCCCCATCCTCCAGGCCTGCCGAGCGGCAGCTCAGAGCAGTACAGGCATCTCTCGACCATGAATAAGGCTGCGGGAGCCCAGAAGCCTGCATCCAAGACTTCGACGCATGATTCCAGCGGGAAGATGCTGTTCTCTCCCCTGAACATCCGACCCAAGTCCTTCCCTATCCTCCCCACGATGATGCAGTCCACCAGAATCAGTGCGAGCAGCCAGTGCAGGCGCATCTCCTCCTCGCCATTCCCGTCCGTCACTGCCAGAAGGAAGGACATGATGGAGGGCGTTTTCAGGAAGGACATTGCGCAGATGATGTTGTAA